A genomic region of Catalinimonas niigatensis contains the following coding sequences:
- a CDS encoding Hsp20/alpha crystallin family protein: MMKNVLKDFVHQFDTMNTIGGGVALTTVNINRESDHLTINISAPSINSDAFNIFVRGNQLVVYSVLNEVDLFEDEEKKSARHMVPMFNRVFDIPAVVDKDQIEAIYDHGVLKLHLPYGDDWDATKVKKINIKEY, encoded by the coding sequence ATGATGAAAAACGTACTTAAAGACTTTGTTCATCAGTTTGATACGATGAATACAATCGGTGGAGGGGTAGCTCTTACCACTGTAAACATAAATAGAGAATCTGATCATTTAACCATCAACATCAGTGCGCCAAGTATAAATAGTGATGCCTTTAATATATTTGTGAGAGGAAACCAATTGGTGGTGTATTCGGTACTTAATGAGGTAGATTTGTTTGAAGATGAAGAGAAGAAATCTGCCCGTCATATGGTGCCTATGTTCAACCGCGTCTTTGATATTCCAGCTGTTGTGGATAAAGATCAGATTGAGGCGATTTACGATCATGGTGTACTCAAACTGCACCTGCCCTATGGTGATGACTGGGATGCTACGAAAGTAAAGAAGATCAATATCAAAGAATATTAA
- a CDS encoding sodium:solute symporter family protein, with translation MTTWIIILGALYLGMLAFVATNSFKKNKNAEDYLLAGSNIGIILGFLTFAATLFSTFTLLGMPDFFRINGIGAWIFLAVSDGGMVFLILWWGYHLRKKVAEKGFNGVAGLLVKCYQNKWAGYVSFAGVFLFLVPYVAIQIRGIAIFLTAVFPDAMPFWGWAIAIVAIMLTYSEIGGLKAIMHADAIQGLTLLIVTWIIGVRCVNYFGNLENMFDQVEAANTALLSTPGPTGLFNAQFLIASFLVILFIPVTQPQLTIRLVIMRNLKTTHMMAFAVGIFAILIILPTAFIGMYGAVRYPDLATADFLSRVLLYEQPDFIAAIAVVGLLAAGLSTTDSQIFALGTEVRSLLHGSEKKVLSITRYSIFGFAVVALIFSVLASDQLVMLARVSFAGTAMLAPMILTGVLSKKVMGNEIIVATAVALAIFILSLLGAVPSEVGPLRLDLLLLMALGLFSTVSYLVRK, from the coding sequence ATGACCACCTGGATTATTATATTAGGCGCCCTCTACCTGGGCATGTTGGCTTTTGTGGCTACCAACTCATTTAAGAAAAATAAAAATGCGGAAGATTACCTGCTGGCGGGTTCCAATATCGGGATCATCCTCGGCTTTCTGACCTTTGCCGCTACGCTTTTCAGTACCTTTACCCTTTTGGGCATGCCCGACTTCTTCCGTATCAATGGTATAGGAGCATGGATTTTTCTGGCAGTATCTGACGGTGGAATGGTTTTTCTCATCCTATGGTGGGGTTATCATCTGCGAAAAAAAGTAGCTGAAAAAGGATTTAATGGTGTAGCCGGACTACTGGTAAAATGCTATCAGAACAAATGGGCAGGTTATGTGAGTTTTGCCGGTGTATTCCTTTTTCTGGTGCCCTATGTAGCCATACAAATCAGGGGTATTGCCATCTTTCTTACGGCAGTATTTCCCGATGCTATGCCGTTCTGGGGTTGGGCCATTGCCATTGTAGCCATTATGCTTACCTATAGCGAAATTGGCGGACTCAAAGCCATCATGCATGCCGATGCCATTCAAGGGCTTACACTACTGATCGTCACCTGGATCATTGGCGTGCGCTGTGTTAATTATTTTGGAAATCTGGAAAATATGTTTGATCAGGTAGAAGCTGCCAATACAGCTCTGCTCTCCACGCCAGGTCCTACCGGCTTGTTTAATGCACAATTTTTAATTGCTTCTTTTCTGGTGATACTCTTTATCCCGGTCACCCAGCCCCAGCTTACCATACGCCTGGTCATTATGCGCAACCTGAAAACCACGCATATGATGGCCTTTGCCGTCGGGATTTTTGCTATCCTGATTATTTTACCTACTGCATTTATCGGTATGTATGGAGCGGTACGTTATCCTGACCTTGCTACGGCAGATTTTCTTTCCAGGGTTTTGCTTTATGAGCAGCCTGATTTTATCGCAGCCATCGCTGTAGTAGGGCTTTTGGCCGCCGGTCTCTCTACCACCGACTCACAAATCTTTGCCCTGGGAACAGAAGTACGCTCCCTGCTGCATGGAAGTGAAAAAAAAGTCCTCAGCATTACCCGTTACTCTATCTTCGGCTTTGCTGTGGTAGCTTTAATCTTTTCTGTACTTGCCAGCGATCAGTTGGTGATGCTGGCCAGAGTGAGCTTTGCCGGCACAGCTATGTTAGCGCCTATGATTCTGACTGGAGTGCTCAGCAAAAAGGTAATGGGCAATGAGATTATTGTAGCCACTGCCGTAGCTTTGGCAATTTTTATTCTTTCTTTATTGGGAGCAGTACCTTCAGAAGTGGGTCCTCTCCGGTTAGATTTGTTGCTGTTGATGGCTTTAGGACTTTTCAGTACTGTTTCATACTTGGTGCGTAAATAG
- a CDS encoding sugar phosphate isomerase/epimerase family protein: protein MENLNQLCIHTITTKPWPIEIAAENYAKAGVSGITVWRDALDGRNIYQTGEMLRSHQLEIVSLCRGGFFPSTSAEKRKAAIDDNKKAIDEAAALGAPMVVLVCGADPAQSLATSRKQIQEGIESLIPYAEANNVRLTIEPLHPMYADTRSAINTLAQANDMAETIDSPWVGIAVDVYHLWWDDLLQSEIMRCGRNGNLYAFHICDWKSPTEDFLLDRGLMGEGCINVPQIREWVEEAGFKGLYEVEIFSNRYWGMNQQEFLNMIIKAYLEKS from the coding sequence TTGGAAAATCTAAACCAACTCTGCATACACACCATCACGACCAAGCCCTGGCCGATAGAAATAGCTGCTGAAAATTATGCCAAAGCCGGTGTCAGTGGCATTACCGTTTGGCGCGATGCGCTGGATGGAAGAAATATCTACCAAACCGGTGAAATGCTCAGAAGTCATCAGTTGGAAATCGTATCGCTGTGCCGGGGTGGCTTTTTCCCCTCCACCTCTGCTGAAAAAAGAAAAGCAGCCATTGACGACAATAAAAAAGCCATAGATGAAGCTGCCGCCCTGGGCGCTCCTATGGTGGTGCTGGTCTGTGGTGCCGATCCCGCACAATCGCTGGCTACCTCCCGCAAGCAAATCCAGGAAGGTATAGAAAGCCTCATTCCCTATGCCGAAGCCAACAATGTAAGACTAACCATAGAACCGCTGCATCCAATGTATGCGGATACCCGCTCGGCCATCAATACCCTGGCCCAAGCCAATGACATGGCGGAAACCATTGATTCACCCTGGGTAGGTATTGCTGTAGATGTGTACCACCTCTGGTGGGATGACCTGCTGCAATCTGAAATTATGCGCTGCGGCAGAAATGGCAATCTGTATGCCTTTCACATCTGTGATTGGAAATCACCTACGGAAGATTTTCTGCTGGATAGAGGTCTGATGGGCGAAGGCTGTATCAACGTACCACAAATCCGGGAGTGGGTGGAAGAAGCAGGCTTTAAAGGCTTGTATGAAGTAGAGATTTTCTCCAACCGCTACTGGGGTATGAACCAACAGGAATTTCTGAATATGATTATCAAGGCTTATCTGGAGAAGAGTTAA
- a CDS encoding 3-ketoacyl-ACP reductase, translating into MKKVAFVTGGSRGIGFGIAEELAKAGFDIAINGMRPAEAVGEVLEKLKSYGVDALYCQGDIGSTEDRQSMLEQIKAHYGQLNVLVNNAGVAPKERKDILDASEESFEYVVKTNLQGPYFLTQQAANWMIEKKKENKDFQASIINISSISATIASVNRGEYCISKAGLSMMTLLFASRLGEYDIPVFDVRPGVIKTDMTSGVTEKYDKLIAGGLCAQPRWGLPEDVGKAVSALAQGYFSYSTGQTIMIDGGLTIPRL; encoded by the coding sequence ATGAAAAAAGTAGCATTTGTAACCGGGGGAAGCCGGGGTATAGGTTTTGGCATTGCGGAAGAACTCGCCAAAGCAGGTTTTGATATTGCTATCAATGGAATGCGTCCTGCTGAAGCAGTAGGTGAAGTGTTGGAAAAGCTTAAATCCTATGGTGTGGATGCTTTATATTGCCAGGGAGACATTGGTTCTACCGAAGACCGCCAAAGCATGCTGGAGCAAATCAAGGCGCATTATGGTCAACTCAACGTGCTGGTCAACAATGCGGGTGTGGCGCCCAAAGAACGGAAAGATATCCTGGATGCCAGTGAAGAAAGTTTTGAGTATGTAGTCAAAACCAATCTACAAGGCCCCTACTTTCTTACCCAGCAGGCCGCCAATTGGATGATTGAGAAGAAGAAAGAAAATAAAGATTTTCAGGCCAGCATCATCAATATCTCTTCCATATCAGCCACCATCGCCTCTGTGAATCGTGGAGAATACTGCATTTCCAAAGCAGGCTTAAGTATGATGACGCTCCTCTTTGCTTCCCGCCTGGGCGAATATGATATTCCGGTATTTGATGTACGACCTGGTGTAATCAAAACCGATATGACTTCAGGAGTGACCGAAAAGTACGACAAACTTATTGCCGGAGGTTTGTGTGCTCAGCCTCGCTGGGGATTGCCCGAAGATGTAGGCAAAGCAGTATCCGCGCTGGCCCAGGGTTATTTCTCCTACTCTACCGGTCAGACTATTATGATAGATGGTGGACTGACAATTCCAAGGCTTTGA
- a CDS encoding Gfo/Idh/MocA family protein codes for MSETSITTHKVGIIMNGVTGRMGTNQHLMRSIVEIIKQGGVHISPTEVIMPDPILVGRNAAKLEKLCRQSGIEKYTTRLEEVMHDEHYAIYFDAQTTGRRAAAVRQAAEAGKHVYCEKPTAVDTKTALDIYHFCQEKGVKNGVVQDKLFLPGLRKVQRLIQNGFFGKILSIRGEFGYWVYEGDTIPAQRPSWNYKKEEDGGIIVDMLCHWRYVLDGIFGKVKAVSCLGATHIPERVDEQGNKYKATADDSAYATFELEDGVIAHFNSSWTVRVRRDDLLTLQIDGTKGSAVAGLRDCWIQHYGNTPKPVWNPDIQQPINFYEGWSKVPEQEFHDNAFKVQWEMFLRHVVKDEPFPYTLLEGAKGVQLAEKGLESWAKRCWVDIPEIR; via the coding sequence ATGAGCGAGACGAGCATCACTACCCATAAGGTAGGCATCATCATGAACGGAGTAACCGGACGCATGGGTACCAATCAGCACCTGATGCGTTCTATTGTAGAGATTATCAAACAGGGTGGTGTACATATCAGTCCTACTGAGGTGATCATGCCTGACCCTATTCTGGTAGGCCGTAATGCTGCCAAGTTGGAAAAGCTTTGCAGACAATCAGGTATAGAAAAATATACCACCAGGCTGGAAGAAGTTATGCACGATGAGCATTATGCTATCTATTTTGATGCTCAAACGACCGGACGCCGTGCTGCTGCTGTTAGACAGGCTGCTGAAGCAGGTAAACATGTTTACTGCGAAAAACCTACCGCCGTGGATACCAAAACGGCACTTGACATCTATCACTTCTGCCAGGAAAAAGGTGTGAAAAACGGCGTAGTTCAGGATAAACTCTTTTTGCCTGGTCTGCGCAAAGTACAACGACTGATTCAAAACGGTTTTTTCGGAAAGATCCTTTCTATCCGTGGAGAATTTGGCTATTGGGTATATGAGGGAGATACCATCCCTGCCCAGCGCCCTTCGTGGAACTACAAAAAAGAAGAAGACGGCGGTATCATCGTGGATATGCTCTGCCACTGGCGTTATGTACTGGACGGTATATTTGGCAAAGTAAAAGCGGTTTCCTGCCTGGGTGCCACCCACATTCCTGAGCGGGTAGACGAACAGGGCAATAAGTACAAAGCTACCGCTGACGATTCAGCATATGCTACTTTTGAGCTGGAAGATGGTGTCATTGCCCATTTCAACTCTTCCTGGACCGTACGCGTCCGCCGTGATGATCTGCTTACACTTCAGATTGATGGTACCAAAGGCTCAGCAGTAGCCGGCCTGCGCGACTGTTGGATACAACACTATGGCAATACCCCCAAGCCAGTCTGGAACCCTGACATCCAACAGCCTATTAATTTTTATGAAGGCTGGTCTAAAGTACCGGAGCAGGAGTTCCATGACAATGCTTTTAAAGTACAGTGGGAAATGTTCCTGCGTCATGTGGTTAAAGATGAGCCCTTCCCTTATACCTTACTGGAAGGCGCCAAAGGCGTACAACTGGCTGAGAAAGGGCTGGAAAGCTGGGCAAAACGCTGCTGGGTGGATATTCCTGAAATCCGTTAA
- a CDS encoding ABC transporter ATP-binding protein, with translation MPPILEVNNISKQYEGKTQSAVQQINFTLEEGQIMTLTGESGSGKTTLLKIIAGLIEPNEGKIYLKGEWVKGPSRRLVPGHPDIKMVYQHYELSPNLNVRQNVMRILRAYVKEYQQEKADELLEICKLGHLADSYPRELSGGEKQRVALARAIAEEPVLLLMDEPFSNIDLSLKAHLKNEISAILEALQITTIIVSHDPQDALSMADTVAVMQEGKLLQLAPPEVIYQQPKNAYIAQLFGPCNLLSQKEAIKHLKLQETAQSMVCIRAEDIKLHPDKSGTHPASIKKIRFMGAFQEVIAQVGTQQLLLHYRGNHIRVGDQLSLSIAPEKVIYLTENNSVKRNTDS, from the coding sequence ATGCCTCCAATCTTAGAAGTCAACAACATCAGCAAACAATATGAAGGAAAAACACAATCTGCGGTACAGCAGATCAATTTCACATTAGAAGAGGGGCAAATTATGACCCTGACCGGGGAGAGTGGTTCCGGAAAAACTACCTTACTGAAAATCATTGCTGGTTTAATTGAGCCTAATGAGGGGAAAATTTATTTGAAGGGAGAATGGGTGAAAGGTCCATCGCGCAGGTTGGTCCCAGGCCACCCGGATATTAAAATGGTATACCAGCACTATGAACTTTCGCCCAATCTCAATGTCAGGCAGAATGTGATGCGAATACTGAGGGCTTACGTCAAAGAGTATCAGCAGGAAAAAGCGGATGAGCTACTAGAGATTTGTAAATTAGGTCATCTGGCAGACTCTTACCCACGGGAACTCTCCGGTGGTGAGAAACAGAGGGTTGCACTGGCCAGAGCCATAGCCGAAGAACCTGTTCTACTGCTTATGGATGAACCTTTCAGCAATATTGACTTAAGCCTGAAAGCCCACCTCAAAAATGAAATCAGTGCAATCCTAGAAGCACTACAAATTACGACAATCATTGTATCGCATGATCCACAGGATGCGCTTTCCATGGCCGACACTGTCGCGGTAATGCAGGAGGGAAAACTCTTACAGCTTGCACCTCCGGAAGTGATTTATCAGCAACCTAAAAACGCTTACATTGCACAACTCTTTGGCCCTTGCAATCTGCTGTCTCAAAAAGAAGCAATAAAACATCTCAAGCTCCAGGAAACTGCTCAGTCAATGGTTTGCATTCGGGCAGAAGACATCAAACTTCATCCTGATAAGTCGGGTACTCACCCCGCCAGCATAAAAAAGATAAGATTTATGGGCGCTTTTCAGGAGGTGATTGCACAGGTAGGGACACAGCAGCTCCTGCTTCACTATCGGGGCAACCACATCAGAGTCGGTGACCAGCTAAGCTTGAGCATAGCTCCTGAAAAAGTAATCTATCTTACTGAAAACAACAGTGTTAAAAGAAATACAGATTCATGA